The Anolis carolinensis isolate JA03-04 chromosome 2, rAnoCar3.1.pri, whole genome shotgun sequence genome has a window encoding:
- the tmf1 gene encoding TATA element modulatory factor, which yields MSWFNASHLSTFAKQALSQAQKSIDRVLDIQAGEEEEEGSLRARPGEAGTNSLTTGGWDTSTWGANSTVEPQSQPISSPTAITKPVRRIVVDESDTFFSAFLSPTDVQNIQISPVVSTPPTKSQRPKEEVKNTIQDSLDADPPEAEDFPVTSNVELIDFSDSQETVEGNNSVSITENVCDENSPKDDDQTESPENPKEADSTVMVKSSSGSNGPELRPELSAQSLSSEAKNVALDTKERKSEDRQSNTPSPPVSTFSSGTSTTSDIEVLDHESVISESSVSSRQEASDSKASLHLMQTSFQLLSASACTEYNRLDDFQKLTESCCSSDAFERIDSFSVQSLDSRSVSEINSDDELSGRGCTSASVNISTPVLKSDETESVKSKPDQIQNESLVLPAEEIEMEESGRSATPVNSEQPDVLAVSLQTDQRQIQKEEPAVFQPSPGKLSNAECEKEELCKIIDSLMEKLEMRETRLLSISKEKASLEEAYDNLKDEVFKMKEENSSISSLKEEFAQRIADAEKKVQLACKERDAAKKEVKNLKEDLATRLNSNETAELLKEKDEQIKGLLEEGEKLSKQQLQSSNIIKKLRAKEKEKESINTKQSKKIQEFEDELQHLKQVLDGKEDLEKQHRENIKQLNSLVERQEKDLVRLHTDLEDLEERNRSVQAALDGAYKELADLHKANAAKDCVAQEAALSHEIKMKEELGLALEKAQEEARQQQEALAIQVADLRLALQRAEQQTARKEDYLRQEISELQQRLQEAESRNQELSQSVTSATRPLLRQIENLQATLGAQTLAWEKLEKNLSDRLGESQTALAAQTERERAATEELLSNKIQLSSTESQNSILRQENSRLQAQLEGEKTRLKKLENENNRYEVELENLKEEYVKTVEEAKKEKMLLATQLEMEKIKVEQEKKKAVFVQETAREKERKLYISSAIETVSSTPSLSRSSSISGVDMAGLQASLISQDDPHEHSFGSLSTSGNNLYDAVRMGAGSSIIENLQSQLKLRDGEVSHLQLEIGNLERTRSVMAEELVKLTNQNDDLEEKVKEIPKLRAQLRDLDQRYNTILQMYGEKAEEAEELRLDLEDVKNMYKTQIDELLKQRHS from the exons GAACCAATTCTCTTACAACTGGAGGTTGGGATACTTCAACATGGGGAGCCAACTCAACCGTAGAACCTCAAAGTCAGCCAATATCTTCTCCAACAGCCATCACCAAGCCAGTTAGGAGGATTGTGGTGGATGAATCAGATACCTTCTTTAGTGCCTTTCTCTCACCAACCGATGTACAGAACATACAAATAAGTCCAGTGGTATCTACACCACCCACCAAATCCCAGCGACCCAAAGAAGAAGTAAAAAACACAATACAGGACTCTCTTGATGCTGACCCGCCAGAAGCAGAGGATTTCCCTGTAACTTCAAATGTGGAACTGATAGACTTCAGTGATTCCCAGGAAACAGTAGAAGGAAATAATTCTGTTTCTATTACTGAAAATGTGTGTGATGAAAATAGTCCTAAAGATGACGATCAAACGGAATCTCCTGAAAATCCAAAAGAAGCAGACTCCACTGTTATGGTGAAATCCAGTTCAGGAAGCAATGGGCCTGAACTTAGGCCTGAACTCTCTGCACAATCTTTGTCTTCAGAGGCAAAGAATGTAGCTCTGGACACAAAAGAACGCAAAAGTGAGGATCGGCAAAGTAATACACCTTCCCCTCCAGTTAGCACTTTTTCCTCAGGGACATCCACAACTAGTGACATTGAAGTTCTAGACCATGAAAGTGTAATAAGCGAGAGCTCAGTGAGTTCAAGGCAAGAGGCTTCTGATTCAAAAGCTAGTCTTCATCTCATGCAAACTTCATTTCAGCTCCTCTCAGCATCTGCATGCACCGAGTATAACCGTCTAGATGACTTTCAGAAATTGACTGAAAGCTGCTGCTCCTCTGATGCTTTTGAAAGGATTGACTCATTTAGTGTGCAGTCTTTAGACAGTCGAAGCGTAAGTGAAATAAACTCAGATGATGAATTGTCAGGTAGGGGATGCACTTCGGCATCTGTCAACATCAGCACCCCTGTACTGAAAAGTGATGAGACAGAATCTGTGAAAAGCAAGCCTGATCAAATCCAAAATGAGTCTCTTGTGCTACCTGCAGAAGAAATAGAAATGGAGGAAAGTGGGAGAAGTGCAACGCCTGTGAATTCGGAGCAGCCAGATGTCTTGGCTGTTTCTTTACAGACTGATCAAAGACAGATACAGAAAGAGGAACCAGCGGTATTTCAGCCCAGCCCTGGAAAGTTAAGCAATGCAGAATGTGAAAAAGAAGAGCTGTGCAAG ATTATTGATTCATTGATGGAGAAACTGGAAATGAGGGAAACTAGACTATTAAGTATTAGTAAAGAGAAGGCATCCCTAGAAGAAGCTTATGATAACCTTAAAGA TGAAGTCTTCAAAATGAAGGAAGAGAACAGTAGCATTTCATCTCTTAAAGAGGAGTTTGCTCAGCGAATCGCAGATGCAGAGAAAAAGGTTCAATTAGCATGCAAAGAGAGAGATGCTGCTAAAAAG GAAGTAAAGAATCTCAAAGAAGATCTAGCAACCAGATTGAACAGTAATGAAACTGCTGAATTACTAAAGGAGAAAGATGAACAAATCAAAGGATTATTGGAAGAAG GAGAAAAGCTTTCAAAACAGCAGTTGCAAAGTTCTAACATCATCAAGAAGCTACgagcaaaagaaaaggaaaaagaaagtatTAATACAAAGCAGAGTAAAAAAATTCAGGAATTTGAAGATGAGTTGCAGCATCTGAAGCAG GTATTGGATGGCAAAGAGGACCTTGAGAAGCAGCATAGAGAGAACATCAAGCAGCTAAATAGCCTGGTTGAACGCCAAGAGAAAGATCTTGTCAGACTCCATACTGATCTTGAAGATCTTGAAGAGAGAAACCGAAGTGTTCAAGCAGCTCTCGACGGTGCATACAA AGAACTTGCAGATCTTCATAAAGCCAATGCTGCAAAGGACTGCGTGGCCCAAGAAGCAGCCCTaagtcatgaaatcaaaatgAAGGAAGAACTGGGCTTAGCTTTAGAAAAAGCACAAGAGGAAGCTCGGCAGCAGCAAGAAGCATTAGCAATTCAG GTGGCAGACTTGAGACTGGCCTTGCAACGTGCAGAGCAACAAACAGCTAGAAAGGAGGATTACTTGCGCCAAGAAATTAGCGAACTTCAGCAG AGACTTCAAGAAGCAGAGTCTCGTAACCAAGAGCTAAGTCAAAGCGTTACATCTGCTACACGGCCTCTGCTCCGACAGATAGAAAACTTGCAAGCAACCTTGGGAGCACAAACACTGGCCTGGGAGAAGCTGGAGAAGAACCTCTCTGATAGGCTTG GGGAATCTCAAACTGCCCTGGCAGCACAGACTGAAAGAGAACGTGCAGCTACAGAAGAACTTCTTTCCAATAAAATCCAGCTTTCTTCCACTGAATCCCAAAATAGTATCCTGAGGCAAGAGAATAGCCGCCTTCAAGCTCAACTAGAAGGAGAGAAAACCAGGCTTAAGAAACTAGAAAATGAAAACAACAG GTATGAAGTTGAGCTAGAAAACCTCAAGGAAGAATATGTGAAAACGGTTgaagaagcaaagaaagaaaag ATGCTGTTAGCTACTCAgctagaaatggagaaaataaaggttgaacaagaaaaaaagaaagctgtGTTTGTACAAGAAACAGCAAGAGAGAAG GAACGTAAATTATACATTTCATCAGCAATTGAAACTGTCTCAAGTACTCCATCACTTTCACGTTCAAGCTCTATAAGTGGGGTTGATATGGCTGGTCTACAGGCATCCCTCATATCTCAG GATGACCCTCATGAACATTCCTTTGGTTCATTGTCTACAAGTGGAAACAATTTATATGATGCTGTCAGGATGGGAGCAGGATCAAGTATTATTGAAAATCTGCAGTCACAATTAAAATTACGAGATGGAGAGGTTTCTCACCTACAG CTGGAGATTGGAAACCTTGAGCGAACTCGGTCAGTAATGGCAGAGGAGTTGGTAAAATTAACAAATCAAAATGATGACTTGGAAGAAAAAGTAAAGGAGATTCCCAAGTTGCGTGCACAATTAAGG GATTTGGATCAGAGATACAATACAATTCTCCAGATGTATGGTGAAAAAGCAGAAGAGGCAGAAGAACTGAGGTTGGACCTTGAAGATGTAAAAAATATGTACAAGACCCAGATCGATGAACTTCTGAAACAAAGACACAGTTAA